A DNA window from Jaculus jaculus isolate mJacJac1 chromosome 1, mJacJac1.mat.Y.cur, whole genome shotgun sequence contains the following coding sequences:
- the Ddx47 gene encoding LOW QUALITY PROTEIN: probable ATP-dependent RNA helicase DDX47 (The sequence of the model RefSeq protein was modified relative to this genomic sequence to represent the inferred CDS: inserted 2 bases in 2 codons; deleted 2 bases in 2 codons; substituted 3 bases at 3 genomic stop codons), with protein sequence MAKTYQNLWVQHPGAHGSAVEEESETFKELGVTDVLCKACDQLGRAKPTKIQIEATPLALQGRDVFALPILNALLETPQRLLALFEVLVSSFGAQCAVSVSGFDSMSTQSLTLVKNPHIVIATPKQLIDHLENTKGFNLRALKYLVMDKADQILNMDFETEVDKIPKXFPXTFLFSATMTKKVQKLQRAALKSPVKCAVSSKYWTGGKLQHYCLFIPSKFQDTYLSKRLGSLNKFKVKAHRIVXVASRGLDIPHVGMVVSLDIPTHSKDXMNRVGQTAGAGRSGKTITFLTRHDVELFQHIEHLIGMKLPVFPTQDDEVMMLTEQVTKAQRFAQMELREHGEKKKHAXQDTGDNGAEGALGVRNKVAGGRMKKQKGH encoded by the exons CGGTGGAGGAGGAAAGTGAAACATTTAAAGAGTTGGGTGTGACAGATGTTTTATGTAAAGCTTGTGACCAGTTGGGACGGGCAAAACCCACCAAGATCCAGATTGAAGCTACTCCTTTGGCCTTACAAGGTCGTGACGTCTTTGCTTTGCCCATTCTGAATGCACTGCTGGAGACCCCCCAGCGCTTGTTGGCCCTGTTTGAAGTGCTGGTGTCCTCCTTTGGAGCGCAGTGTGCTGTGAGTGTTAGTGGATTTGATTCAATGTCT ACTCAATCTCTAACCTTGGTCAAAAACCCACATATTGTAATAGCCACTCCCAAACAACTCATTGACCACTTGGAAAATACCAAAGGCTTCAACTTAAGAGCTCTCAAATACTTGGTTATGGACAAGGCAGACCAAATACTGAACATGGACTTTGAGACAGAGGTTGACAAGATCCCTAAGTGATTTCCCTGAACATTTCTCTTCTCTGCTACCATGACCAAGAAGGTGCAAAAACTTCAGCGTGCAGCTCTGAAGAGTCCTGTGAAATGTGCTGTGTCCTCTAAATACTGGACTGGTGGGAAGTTGCAGCATTATTGTCTTTTTATTCCCTCTAAGTTCCAAGATACCTACCTG AGCAAGCGTCTAGGATCCCTTAATAAGTTTAAGGTCAAGGCTCATCGCATTG CTGTTGCCAGCAGAGGTTTGGACATACCTCATGTGGGTATGGTTGTAAGCCTTGACATTCCCACTCATTCTAAGG TCATGAATCGAGTTGGTCAAACAGCTGGAGCTGGGCGTTCTGGAAAGACT ATTACTTTTCTCACACGGCATGATGTAGAACTCTTCCAGCACATAGAGCATTTGATTGGGATGAAACTGCCTGTCTTTCCAACACAGGATGACGAGGTTATGATGTTGACAGAACAGGTGACTAAAGCCCAGAGATTTGCCCAAATGGAGTTAAGGGAACATGGTGAAAAGAAGAAACATGCATGACAGGACACTGGAGATAATGGTGCTGAGGGCGCATTGGGTGTCAGGAACAAGGTGGCTGGAGGAAGAATGAAGAAACAGAAAGGCCATTAA